A region from the Camelus ferus isolate YT-003-E chromosome 1, BCGSAC_Cfer_1.0, whole genome shotgun sequence genome encodes:
- the DPPA2 gene encoding developmental pluripotency-associated protein 2 isoform X2 — translation MDCSDYEKNFFEEALDEEENVVLTLVPVNEEIVEEYQMEPGISSTSEADLEPLSTNDQVNEQFKACPKSSCSKPIFPLPTTLPPVNKVSRDTLRNWCQQLNLSTDGKKVEVYLRLQKHAYPGKNQYVPQSSQEARLQSCSRKHKMVTKRASTGKSKRSEREEGTNVVEVITSAQEAMLAAWARIAARAVQSKAVNSRPVPSSVETFLPQAAGVRWCVVHGRPLLADTEGWVRLQFHAGQAWVPNTPRRMISLFLLPACTFPSPHLEDNMLCPECAKRNKKIMKRLSALGEKKKRSLNTSTSFLLDGPCPNKK, via the exons ATGGACTGCTCAGATTACGAGAAG aatttctttgAGGAGGCATtagatgaagaagaaaatgtggtTCTTACATTAGTTCCAGTTAATGAAGAAATTGTTGAAGAGTATCAAATGGAACCAGGTATTTCTTCAACTTCAGAAGCCGACCTGGAGCCACTGAGTACAAACGATCAAG TGAATGAACAGTTCAAAGCATGCCCCAAATCTAGCTGTAGTAAACCCATCTTTCCCTTGCCAACCACTTTGCCTCCAGTTAACAAAGTGAGTCGGGACACTTTGCGGAACTGGTGCCAACAACTTAATTTAAGTACAGATGGAAAG AAAGTAGAGGTTTATCTGAGACTCCAGAAACATGCTTATCCTGGAAAAAATCAG TATGTTCCTCAGTCATCACAGGAGGCCAGATTGCAGTCATGTTCAAGGAAACACAAAATGGTGACCAAGAGAGCAAGCACTGGGAAAAGTAAGAGGAgcgagagggaggaagggaccaACGTGGTTGAAGTGATAACTTCAGCTCAGGAAGCTATGTTGGCAGCATGGGCAAGAATCGCCGCAAGAGCCGTTCAGTCTAAGGCTGTGAATTCACGTCCGGTTCCTTCTTCTGTGGAGACTTTTCTGCCACAAGCCGCTG GTGTCAGGTGGTGCGTGGTCCACGGCAGGCCTCTCCTGGCAGACACAGAAGGCTGGGTTCGCCTGCAGTTCCATGCAGGTCAGGCCTGGGTTCCAAACACTCCCAGGAGGAtgatctctctcttcctgctACCTGCCTGCACTTTCCCATCCCCACACCTGGAAGATAATATGTTATGCCCTGAATGTGCTAAGAG gaataaaaaaataatgaaaagattaaGTGCATTGGGGGAGAAGAAGAAACGCAGTTTGAACACATCAACATCATTTCTCTTAGATGGGCCATGtcctaataaaaaataa
- the DPPA2 gene encoding developmental pluripotency-associated protein 2 isoform X1 yields MDCSDYEKNFFEEALDEEENVVLTLVPVNEEIVEEYQMEPGISSTSEADLEPLSTNDQVHLPQVNEQFKACPKSSCSKPIFPLPTTLPPVNKVSRDTLRNWCQQLNLSTDGKKVEVYLRLQKHAYPGKNQYVPQSSQEARLQSCSRKHKMVTKRASTGKSKRSEREEGTNVVEVITSAQEAMLAAWARIAARAVQSKAVNSRPVPSSVETFLPQAAGVRWCVVHGRPLLADTEGWVRLQFHAGQAWVPNTPRRMISLFLLPACTFPSPHLEDNMLCPECAKRNKKIMKRLSALGEKKKRSLNTSTSFLLDGPCPNKK; encoded by the exons ATGGACTGCTCAGATTACGAGAAG aatttctttgAGGAGGCATtagatgaagaagaaaatgtggtTCTTACATTAGTTCCAGTTAATGAAGAAATTGTTGAAGAGTATCAAATGGAACCAGGTATTTCTTCAACTTCAGAAGCCGACCTGGAGCCACTGAGTACAAACGATCAAG TTCATCTTCCTCAAGTGAATGAACAGTTCAAAGCATGCCCCAAATCTAGCTGTAGTAAACCCATCTTTCCCTTGCCAACCACTTTGCCTCCAGTTAACAAAGTGAGTCGGGACACTTTGCGGAACTGGTGCCAACAACTTAATTTAAGTACAGATGGAAAG AAAGTAGAGGTTTATCTGAGACTCCAGAAACATGCTTATCCTGGAAAAAATCAG TATGTTCCTCAGTCATCACAGGAGGCCAGATTGCAGTCATGTTCAAGGAAACACAAAATGGTGACCAAGAGAGCAAGCACTGGGAAAAGTAAGAGGAgcgagagggaggaagggaccaACGTGGTTGAAGTGATAACTTCAGCTCAGGAAGCTATGTTGGCAGCATGGGCAAGAATCGCCGCAAGAGCCGTTCAGTCTAAGGCTGTGAATTCACGTCCGGTTCCTTCTTCTGTGGAGACTTTTCTGCCACAAGCCGCTG GTGTCAGGTGGTGCGTGGTCCACGGCAGGCCTCTCCTGGCAGACACAGAAGGCTGGGTTCGCCTGCAGTTCCATGCAGGTCAGGCCTGGGTTCCAAACACTCCCAGGAGGAtgatctctctcttcctgctACCTGCCTGCACTTTCCCATCCCCACACCTGGAAGATAATATGTTATGCCCTGAATGTGCTAAGAG gaataaaaaaataatgaaaagattaaGTGCATTGGGGGAGAAGAAGAAACGCAGTTTGAACACATCAACATCATTTCTCTTAGATGGGCCATGtcctaataaaaaataa